Proteins encoded in a region of the Candidatus Aquicultor sp. genome:
- a CDS encoding DNA polymerase III subunit alpha, protein MSFVHLHTHSEYSLLDGASRLKELVAKAKALGMPAIALTDHGVMYGAINFYEEAMKQGIKPIIGCEVYVAPGSRFDKERGSDDDRYTHLVLLAENEQGYRNLMKLVMLSFFDGYYYKPRVDKEIIEQHHEGLIASSACLAGQVARHLMRNNYEAAKREALYFKELFGEDNFFLEVQDHGIEEQKAVNEGMFRLHEETGIPIIATNDIHYTNKEDAKAHDVLLCIQTGSTLSDTTRMKFETEEFYLKSADEMAALFPGRADVIENTLKIAERCNVEIKFGEYLLPQYEIPDGFTVETYFEKLCQEGFEKRYPDAPENYKERLEYEMGVIKQMGFPGYFLVVQDFVRYAKTNGIKVGPGRGSAAGSMVAYALEITNVDPMAYDLLFERFLNPGRISMPDIDIDFCFERRPEVIEYVTRKYGEDKVAQIITFGTMAAKAAIRDAGRVFDIPYGRVDKIAKLIPDGLSEGRQWTIDAAMSASQELREAYEADELTKQVIDMARKLEGLVRQDSIHAAGVVIADQELTNHTPVQRKGEAEIVTQYNMGCIEKIGLLKMDFLGLRTLTVIDNAIKNIKKTRGIDIDVDTIPFDDKKTFDMLQRGEATGVFQLESSGMRALLKDLAPTAFTDIIALLALYRPGPLGSGMVKDFVERKHGRKPISYPHASLEPILKETYGIMVYQEQVMRIASTLAGFSMGEADTLRKAMGKKLPEVLAKFREQFISGSEKNGVDSKLAGQIFDLIVYFAGYGFNKSHSTAYAVVSWQTAWLKAHYPVDFMAALLTSIMGNKDKVAQYINECRRVGIEILPPDVNESYRDFTVVGKAIRFGLSAVRNVGEGVIDVIISEREHGGQFKSVYEFCRRVDMGSLNKRTIESLIKGGAFDSCKVSRRQLLQTYEGAVDMGIKRQKDKAAGQFTIFDFGDSPGSADNDEVNDPIDETIPEFDKHELLAYEKEMLGLYVSDHPLLGLSEALENQTEFSTTELKEQRDGTYGTIGGIITKIKKVNTKRGDLMLFLDLEDLDGSVEVICFPKAVEQYRELLAEDKLVLVKGKLDIKEDEFKFLAQEITAFDPTAKGNGKTRRKAANGGSKGNIAAIGRKNSANGVSDAIKNAENTKLVLTISKSMMTQDFIDHLQIIIRSHPGPTPVFLSLVNGKTMTLALSEDYRVLPQNGFLVELIELVGEGAFKLIRES, encoded by the coding sequence AAACTTCTACGAAGAGGCGATGAAGCAAGGCATCAAACCGATTATCGGCTGCGAGGTATACGTTGCGCCGGGCAGCCGTTTCGACAAGGAGCGGGGAAGCGACGATGATCGCTATACCCACCTGGTTCTTCTTGCTGAAAACGAGCAAGGGTATCGCAACTTGATGAAGCTCGTCATGCTGAGCTTCTTCGACGGCTATTACTATAAACCGCGGGTCGACAAGGAAATCATCGAGCAGCACCATGAAGGGTTAATCGCGTCGAGCGCATGCCTCGCTGGGCAGGTCGCGCGCCATCTCATGCGCAATAATTACGAAGCGGCCAAACGTGAGGCACTGTATTTCAAAGAGCTCTTCGGTGAGGACAATTTTTTCCTCGAAGTGCAAGATCACGGCATTGAAGAGCAGAAAGCAGTCAACGAAGGGATGTTTCGCTTACACGAGGAAACCGGTATTCCGATCATAGCGACAAACGATATTCACTATACAAATAAGGAAGATGCCAAAGCGCATGATGTGTTGCTCTGCATCCAAACCGGCTCCACACTGAGCGATACTACCAGGATGAAATTCGAGACCGAGGAGTTTTATTTAAAGAGCGCGGATGAAATGGCAGCGCTCTTTCCGGGCCGAGCGGATGTTATCGAAAATACCCTAAAGATAGCCGAGCGCTGCAATGTCGAAATAAAATTCGGTGAGTACTTGCTTCCGCAATATGAGATTCCCGATGGCTTCACCGTCGAGACCTACTTCGAGAAATTGTGTCAAGAGGGGTTTGAAAAGCGATACCCCGATGCGCCCGAGAACTACAAAGAACGTTTGGAGTATGAGATGGGCGTCATCAAGCAGATGGGATTCCCCGGATACTTTCTGGTGGTTCAGGATTTCGTGCGCTATGCGAAGACGAATGGCATCAAGGTCGGCCCCGGTCGTGGGTCGGCAGCCGGCAGCATGGTCGCCTATGCACTCGAGATCACCAATGTCGATCCGATGGCCTACGACCTGCTCTTCGAACGATTCCTGAACCCAGGGCGAATAAGCATGCCCGATATCGATATCGATTTCTGCTTCGAACGCCGCCCGGAAGTTATCGAATACGTCACGCGGAAATATGGCGAAGACAAGGTTGCGCAGATTATTACCTTCGGCACGATGGCGGCAAAGGCTGCGATCCGCGATGCGGGCCGCGTCTTCGATATCCCATACGGCAGAGTGGACAAAATCGCCAAGCTCATCCCCGACGGTTTGAGCGAGGGGCGCCAGTGGACGATCGACGCAGCGATGAGTGCATCCCAGGAACTTCGTGAAGCATACGAGGCGGACGAGCTTACCAAGCAAGTCATAGATATGGCCCGCAAGCTCGAGGGGCTTGTCCGCCAGGATTCCATCCATGCGGCCGGCGTCGTTATAGCCGACCAGGAGCTTACCAACCATACGCCGGTCCAGCGCAAGGGCGAGGCTGAAATCGTCACCCAGTATAACATGGGCTGCATCGAGAAGATCGGCCTTCTTAAGATGGACTTTCTGGGGCTGCGCACGCTTACGGTTATAGATAATGCGATTAAGAATATTAAGAAAACGCGCGGTATCGATATCGACGTCGACACGATTCCGTTTGACGATAAGAAAACGTTTGACATGTTGCAGCGCGGTGAGGCGACCGGCGTGTTCCAGCTTGAAAGCTCGGGCATGCGCGCACTTCTCAAAGACCTCGCGCCGACCGCATTTACCGATATTATCGCTCTTCTTGCGCTCTACCGGCCGGGGCCGCTCGGCTCGGGCATGGTTAAAGACTTTGTCGAGCGCAAGCATGGCAGAAAACCGATCAGCTACCCGCACGCCAGTCTGGAGCCGATTCTCAAAGAGACCTACGGTATTATGGTTTACCAGGAACAGGTCATGCGTATCGCCTCGACGCTTGCCGGTTTTTCGATGGGTGAAGCCGATACGCTCAGGAAAGCGATGGGCAAGAAACTTCCCGAAGTGTTGGCTAAATTCCGCGAGCAATTCATAAGCGGGTCGGAGAAAAACGGCGTTGATTCAAAACTTGCCGGGCAGATCTTCGACTTGATTGTTTACTTTGCCGGTTACGGCTTCAACAAATCTCATTCGACCGCATACGCGGTTGTCTCCTGGCAAACGGCCTGGTTAAAGGCCCATTACCCGGTTGATTTCATGGCGGCTCTTCTGACGTCGATTATGGGCAATAAGGACAAAGTCGCTCAGTATATCAACGAATGCCGCAGGGTGGGCATCGAGATCCTGCCGCCTGATGTTAATGAAAGCTATCGCGATTTCACCGTTGTCGGAAAAGCGATTCGCTTCGGTTTGTCGGCGGTTCGCAACGTAGGCGAGGGAGTTATCGACGTTATTATCAGCGAGCGCGAGCACGGCGGACAGTTTAAATCCGTCTATGAGTTTTGCCGTCGTGTCGATATGGGTTCGCTTAACAAACGTACCATTGAGAGCCTGATCAAAGGTGGGGCGTTTGATTCGTGCAAGGTAAGCCGCCGCCAGCTCTTGCAAACCTATGAGGGCGCCGTTGATATGGGTATTAAGCGTCAAAAGGATAAAGCAGCGGGGCAGTTTACGATCTTTGATTTTGGCGATAGCCCGGGTTCGGCCGATAACGACGAAGTCAACGATCCGATTGATGAAACGATTCCCGAGTTCGATAAGCACGAGCTTCTCGCGTACGAAAAAGAGATGCTCGGCCTCTACGTTTCCGACCACCCGCTTCTGGGCTTAAGCGAGGCTCTGGAGAACCAAACCGAGTTTTCAACAACAGAGCTAAAAGAGCAAAGGGACGGCACATACGGCACCATCGGCGGCATTATTACCAAAATTAAAAAGGTCAACACCAAGAGGGGCGACCTTATGCTTTTCCTCGACTTAGAGGATTTGGATGGTTCGGTTGAAGTGATTTGCTTCCCGAAGGCAGTCGAGCAGTATCGTGAATTGCTTGCCGAGGATAAGCTGGTGCTCGTTAAGGGCAAGCTCGATATTAAAGAGGATGAGTTCAAATTTCTCGCGCAGGAGATAACGGCGTTCGACCCAACCGCAAAAGGTAACGGCAAAACCCGGCGCAAGGCTGCCAACGGCGGGTCGAAGGGAAATATCGCCGCAATCGGTCGAAAGAACAGCGCAAATGGGGTAAGCGATGCCATAAAAAATGCCGAGAACACCAAGTTGGTGCTCACCATATCAAAATCCATGATGACTCAGGACTTTATAGATCATCTGCAAATCATTATCCGGTCGCATCCTGGGCCCACACCCGTGTTCTTGAGCCTGGTTAACGGCAAGACTATGACTCTTGCCTTGTCGGAGGATTACCGGGTATTACCGCAAAACGGATTTCTGGTTGAACTAATCGAGCTCGTAGGCGAAGGCGCCTTCAAGCTGATCAGGGAAAGTTAA
- the hisD gene encoding histidinol dehydrogenase — protein sequence MSLLKFIPLEHGFSENYARGLLAKPLFERPEVEATVREIVDNVRKYGDRALFEYTERFDKVVLDEQTIRVTLEEFDAAYSLVESEFLGAIRQAKERITAFHARQKENSWFMAEDGAFLGQLVRPVERAGIYVPGGRAPYPSSVLMNAIPARVAGVEEIVMVVPGAVRAEVLVAAAEVGVNEIYKIGGAQAIAALAFGTESVPKVDVISGPGNIYVTLAKKTVVGYVDIDMLAGPSEVVVVADATADPNFIAADLLAQAEHDPDATAILIATAEEIAARTIKAVEKQLYQLERRDIAEKSLQDNGRVFIVGSLNDALRLANIIAPEHLELMIENPLEALGQVKHAGAIFLGAYAPEAVGDYVAGPNHILPTGGTARFYSPLSVETFLKKSNVLGFSKQSLGMVADATITIANSEGFTGHAKSVRYRVDNYEK from the coding sequence ATGTCGTTATTGAAGTTCATACCGTTGGAACACGGGTTCAGCGAGAATTACGCCCGAGGGCTGCTCGCAAAGCCTTTGTTCGAGCGTCCGGAAGTTGAAGCCACCGTACGCGAGATTGTCGACAATGTGCGCAAATACGGTGACAGGGCGCTTTTTGAGTATACCGAAAGATTCGATAAGGTTGTGCTGGATGAGCAGACAATACGAGTAACGCTTGAAGAATTCGATGCCGCGTATTCGCTTGTAGAGAGCGAATTTTTAGGCGCCATTCGCCAGGCTAAAGAGCGAATCACCGCATTTCATGCGCGGCAGAAAGAGAACTCCTGGTTTATGGCCGAGGATGGGGCGTTTTTAGGCCAGCTCGTGCGCCCGGTTGAAAGAGCCGGTATTTACGTGCCGGGCGGGAGGGCACCGTATCCGTCATCGGTGCTGATGAACGCGATACCTGCGCGCGTTGCCGGAGTTGAAGAGATTGTTATGGTCGTCCCCGGGGCGGTGCGGGCCGAGGTGCTTGTAGCTGCTGCCGAAGTGGGCGTCAACGAGATATATAAGATAGGTGGGGCGCAAGCGATTGCCGCACTCGCATTCGGGACGGAATCGGTTCCGAAAGTCGACGTAATATCAGGGCCGGGCAACATCTACGTAACGCTGGCGAAGAAAACGGTCGTGGGATACGTCGATATCGATATGCTGGCCGGCCCGAGCGAAGTGGTCGTGGTTGCCGACGCAACCGCCGATCCCAATTTTATCGCTGCCGATTTACTGGCGCAGGCCGAACACGACCCCGACGCAACGGCGATCTTGATTGCGACGGCCGAAGAAATTGCGGCAAGAACTATTAAGGCGGTTGAAAAACAGCTGTATCAATTAGAGCGCCGGGATATTGCGGAGAAATCACTGCAGGATAACGGGCGCGTTTTTATAGTCGGCTCGCTCAATGACGCATTGCGCTTGGCCAACATTATTGCGCCCGAGCACTTAGAGCTTATGATCGAAAATCCGCTTGAGGCATTAGGGCAGGTAAAGCATGCCGGAGCAATATTCTTAGGGGCGTACGCCCCGGAGGCTGTCGGCGATTATGTTGCCGGCCCAAATCATATCCTGCCGACCGGCGGTACGGCCCGGTTCTATTCGCCGCTGAGCGTCGAGACATTCTTAAAGAAGTCGAACGTACTGGGTTTCTCGAAGCAATCGCTCGGGATGGTGGCGGATGCTACGATAACCATAGCGAATAGCGAGGGCTTTACCGGGCACGCGAAATCCGTACGGTATCGTGTCGACAATTACGAGAAATAG